The nucleotide window CGGCTACGGCGTCAGGGAGCGAGCAGCAGGCTGTCGCCGCGCTCCTTGGCGGCGGCGTAACGGCGGGACACGTCCTGCCAGTTGACGACGGCCCACATGGCGTCGATGAAGTCGACCTTCTGGTTCTTGTACTGCAGGTAGAAGGCGTGCTCCCAGGCGTCGAAGACCAGGATGGGGGTCGAGCCCTGGCCGACGTTGCCCTGGTGGTCGTAGACCTGCTCGACGATCAGGCGCCCGCTCAGCGGCTCGTAGGCCAGAACACCCCAGCCCGACCCCTGCGTGGTCGCCGCCGCCTTGGTCAGCTGCGCCTTGAACCCGGCGAAGGAGCCGAACGACTCGGTGATCGCGTCCGCCAGGTCGCCCACACCGTCCGCGGCGAGGGGCTCGCCACCGCCGTCGCCGGTCATGTTGTGCCAGTAGATGGAGTGCAGGATGTGGCCCGACAGATGGAAGGCGAGACTCTTCTCCAGGCCGTTGACGGAGCCCCAGGACTCCTTGTCGCGCGCCTCCGCCAGCTGCTCCAGGGTGTCGTTCGCGCCCTTCACGTACGCCGCGTGGTGCTTGTCGTGGTGCAGCTCGACGATCTGCGGGTTGATGACGGGTTCGAGCGCCGCGTAGTCGTACGGAAGTTCCGGGAGCGTGTAAACCGCCATGCCCAACACCCTTCGGCCGTGTTATTGCCAATCATATGCAAGTGCACGCTAGCAGCAATAGTGTCCGGCTGCCGGGATAGGCTCGCGGCGGCGACCAATCCCGTGAACCCGGGCCCGGACCGGGTCCGCCCCGCATGCCGGCCCCGCATGCCGACCGAGAACAGCGAGAGAGACCGTGACCACGTACGAGTACGAGAAGGACGGCGCGGCCATCTACCGCCGGTCCTTCGCCACCATCCGCGCGGAAGCGGACCTCACGGCCCTGCCCGCCGACGTCGGCCAGGTCGCCGTGCGGATGATCCACGCCTGCGGAATGGTCGACCTCGTACGCGACCTCGCCCACACCCCGGACGTGGTGGTCCGCGCCCGCGAGGCCCTGCGCGCCGGCGCGCCCGTCCTCTGCGACGTGCAGATGGTGGCCTCCGGCGTGACCCGCAGGCGGCTGCCCGCCGGCAACGACGTGCTCTGCATGCTGTCCGACCCGTCCGTTCCCGAGCTGGCGGCGAAGCTGGGCACCACGCGCAGCGCCGCCGCCCTGGAGCTGTGGCGCGACCGGCTGGAGGGCGCCGTGGTCGCCATCGGCAACGCGCCCACCGCCCTCTTCCGCCTCCTGGAGATGGTCGGGGAGGGCGCGCCGCGCCCCGCCGCCGTCATCGGCGTCCCGGTCGGCTTCGTCGGCGCCGCCGAGTCCAAGGACGCGCTCGCCGAGAACCCTTACG belongs to Streptomyces sp. V3I8 and includes:
- a CDS encoding precorrin-8X methylmutase; translation: MTTYEYEKDGAAIYRRSFATIRAEADLTALPADVGQVAVRMIHACGMVDLVRDLAHTPDVVVRAREALRAGAPVLCDVQMVASGVTRRRLPAGNDVLCMLSDPSVPELAAKLGTTRSAAALELWRDRLEGAVVAIGNAPTALFRLLEMVGEGAPRPAAVIGVPVGFVGAAESKDALAENPYGLEHLVVRGRRGGSAIAASAVNAIASEEE
- a CDS encoding superoxide dismutase, which translates into the protein MAVYTLPELPYDYAALEPVINPQIVELHHDKHHAAYVKGANDTLEQLAEARDKESWGSVNGLEKSLAFHLSGHILHSIYWHNMTGDGGGEPLAADGVGDLADAITESFGSFAGFKAQLTKAAATTQGSGWGVLAYEPLSGRLIVEQVYDHQGNVGQGSTPILVFDAWEHAFYLQYKNQKVDFIDAMWAVVNWQDVSRRYAAAKERGDSLLLAP